The Oscillospiraceae bacterium genome has a segment encoding these proteins:
- a CDS encoding DUF3427 domain-containing protein: protein MLHDGLYEQIINKGLETELASTDKRSTTAPIDRAEASKILAKYIAEVVEKGLDNVADNGGDVHAQVALANRIISTIIHETKENELGKMTVAEQAEQLLSLFDKKNSILALNEKAAIIRPETSIAQSSLFTGAIHEPQMFTELKKEIISCNRIDMLVSFIKWSGLRLIIDELTTFTKNGGELRIITTSYMGATDVKAIEELRKLPNTKIKVSYDTKRTRLHAKTYVFYRDTGFTTAYVGSSNLSNAAISSGLEWNVKVTKKDLPETIDKIEATFESYWNSNEFEYYNEEQKERLSRALKAEKYFDSNNAEVYTMDIAPYSYQQEILDKLEAERKVRGYHRNLVVAATGTGKTVISALDYKRFRKQNPDKPCRLLFVAHREEILKQSMYTFRAVLKDANFGDMFVGSYKPESIDNLFISIQTFNSQSCTEKTTSDFYDYIIVDEFHHAAAPTYQKLLSYYHPQILLGLTATPERMDGKSILPYFNNRIAAEIRLPEAIDRKLLCPFQYFGVTDTVDLDHLKWAAGGYDKGELSRVYTLSGMTANRRADLVVSSLLKYVTDIDDVKGLGFCVTVEHAEFMSNYFNARGIPSMFLTGHSPDEERKAAKNRLVKGEVRFIFVVDIYNEGVDIPEVNTVLFLRPTESLTVFLQQLGRGLRLSEDKECLTVLDFIGQANKKYNFEDKFAALLSNTTRGVTREIKDGFISLPKGCYIQLEKKAARHILDNIRASYGNSAGLVARIATFEEDTGLKLTLENFLDHYRLDPRSIYKFASFSRLCARADIIDNFEEPIEEVMSKALSRFALVDSRRWIVFMLRVLENIDHFDLTRLSDIEKRMLQMFYITMWGKAIEDWNAGEVFENFRALLNSPVMLSELIALLKYNYNRIDFIDEPVRLGFDCPLDLHCTYTRDQLLVAMDFMKPSTVREGVKWLPDKGIDVFFITLNKSDKDYSPTTMYQDYSINETLFHWQSQSTTNAEGKVGQRYINHRKNGSKVLLFVREFKNDVYGNTAPYTYLGTANYVSHNGSRPMNITWRLDAPIPAKYLKKTNKLVVG from the coding sequence ATGTTGCACGACGGACTGTATGAGCAAATTATCAATAAGGGATTAGAAACGGAGCTTGCCTCTACGGACAAGCGCTCTACTACTGCGCCCATTGATCGTGCCGAGGCGTCCAAAATACTGGCAAAATACATTGCCGAAGTTGTAGAAAAAGGGCTTGATAATGTTGCTGATAATGGCGGTGATGTGCACGCACAAGTAGCGCTTGCAAACCGAATTATTTCTACGATTATTCACGAAACTAAAGAAAACGAACTTGGTAAAATGACAGTCGCAGAACAGGCCGAGCAGTTGCTCTCGCTCTTTGACAAAAAGAACAGCATTCTTGCTCTCAATGAAAAAGCAGCGATTATTCGCCCCGAAACGTCTATTGCACAAAGCTCGTTATTTACAGGAGCAATCCATGAGCCGCAGATGTTTACCGAACTCAAGAAGGAAATTATCTCCTGTAACCGCATAGATATGCTGGTATCTTTCATTAAATGGAGCGGCCTGCGCTTAATTATAGATGAGCTTACAACCTTTACGAAAAACGGTGGAGAACTCCGCATTATTACAACCTCTTATATGGGAGCGACTGATGTAAAGGCAATCGAAGAACTCCGCAAACTTCCTAACACAAAAATCAAGGTGAGCTATGACACCAAACGCACCAGACTTCATGCGAAAACGTATGTCTTCTATCGGGATACCGGTTTTACTACGGCGTATGTGGGTTCATCGAATCTTTCTAACGCTGCCATCTCCAGCGGTCTTGAATGGAACGTAAAAGTTACAAAGAAGGACCTGCCGGAAACCATTGACAAAATCGAGGCTACCTTTGAAAGCTATTGGAATTCCAATGAATTTGAATATTACAACGAGGAGCAAAAGGAGCGTTTGTCCCGTGCGTTAAAAGCCGAAAAATACTTTGACAGTAATAATGCCGAAGTTTATACAATGGATATTGCGCCCTATTCTTATCAGCAAGAAATTCTTGATAAGCTGGAAGCGGAACGCAAGGTTCGTGGCTATCATCGAAACCTTGTTGTTGCCGCCACAGGTACCGGAAAGACGGTAATTTCTGCGCTCGACTACAAACGTTTCCGAAAGCAAAACCCGGATAAGCCTTGCCGGCTTCTGTTTGTGGCTCATCGTGAAGAAATCCTAAAACAAAGCATGTACACCTTTCGCGCAGTACTGAAAGACGCGAACTTTGGCGATATGTTTGTAGGCAGCTATAAACCGGAAAGCATAGATAATCTTTTTATATCTATTCAAACTTTCAACTCACAGAGTTGTACCGAGAAAACAACATCGGATTTTTATGATTATATTATTGTGGACGAGTTTCACCATGCTGCCGCACCTACATATCAAAAGCTTTTATCCTATTATCATCCGCAGATTCTTCTCGGTTTGACAGCAACGCCTGAACGTATGGACGGGAAGAGCATTTTGCCGTATTTTAATAATCGTATTGCGGCCGAAATTCGTTTGCCCGAAGCGATTGACCGCAAGCTCCTGTGTCCGTTTCAATATTTTGGTGTAACGGATACGGTCGATCTGGATCACTTAAAATGGGCAGCCGGAGGCTATGATAAAGGCGAGCTTTCGCGGGTTTATACACTCAGCGGTATGACAGCAAACCGTCGCGCCGACTTGGTGGTTTCTTCATTGCTCAAATATGTTACCGATATTGATGATGTAAAGGGGCTTGGATTTTGCGTAACGGTTGAACACGCAGAATTTATGTCCAATTACTTTAATGCCCGCGGAATTCCGTCGATGTTCCTAACCGGACATTCGCCGGACGAAGAAAGAAAAGCGGCAAAAAATAGACTTGTAAAAGGTGAAGTGCGGTTTATCTTCGTCGTTGATATCTACAACGAAGGTGTGGACATCCCTGAGGTCAACACGGTTTTATTCTTGCGTCCAACAGAATCTTTGACAGTGTTTTTACAGCAACTTGGCCGTGGTCTGCGTTTATCTGAAGATAAAGAATGCTTAACCGTGCTTGATTTTATTGGGCAAGCAAATAAAAAGTATAATTTTGAAGATAAGTTTGCCGCTCTACTTTCCAACACCACACGAGGCGTAACACGTGAAATCAAGGATGGGTTTATTTCACTTCCAAAGGGATGCTATATCCAGCTTGAAAAGAAGGCAGCAAGACATATTCTTGATAACATTCGCGCATCTTATGGGAACAGCGCCGGCCTTGTTGCACGTATAGCAACCTTTGAAGAAGATACCGGCCTAAAACTTACTCTCGAAAACTTTCTTGACCACTATCGTTTGGATCCTCGCTCAATCTATAAATTTGCTTCTTTTTCTCGTCTGTGCGCACGTGCAGATATAATTGATAATTTCGAGGAACCGATTGAAGAGGTAATGTCAAAAGCACTCAGTCGTTTTGCCTTGGTGGATTCAAGACGATGGATTGTGTTTATGCTGCGTGTTTTGGAAAATATCGACCATTTTGACCTTACAAGACTTTCGGATATAGAAAAGCGTATGCTTCAGATGTTCTATATTACAATGTGGGGAAAAGCGATTGAGGATTGGAACGCAGGCGAAGTATTCGAAAATTTCCGGGCGCTTTTGAATAGTCCTGTCATGCTTTCCGAGCTAATTGCACTGCTCAAATATAACTACAATCGCATTGATTTTATTGATGAGCCTGTGCGCCTCGGATTTGATTGTCCGTTGGATCTACATTGTACCTATACGCGCGATCAACTACTTGTTGCCATGGATTTTATGAAGCCAAGCACGGTTCGCGAAGGTGTAAAATGGTTGCCCGACAAGGGAATTGATGTATTCTTTATCACATTGAACAAATCAGATAAAGACTACTCGCCTACAACCATGTATCAGGATTATTCCATCAACGAAACTCTGTTCCATTGGCAAAGTCAAAGCACGACTAATGCAGAAGGTAAAGTCGGTCAGCGGTATATCAATCATCGCAAAAACGGCAGCAAGGTTCTCTTGTTTGTGCGCGAATTTAAGAATGATGTTTACGGCAATACGGCACCGTACACTTATCTTGGTACTGCAAATTATGTTTCGCATAACGGTTCAAGACCAATGAATATTACTTGGCGCTTGGATGCCCCTATTCCGGCAAAATACCTGAAGAAAACAAACAAATTGGTGGTTGGATAA
- a CDS encoding serine/threonine-protein phosphatase: MKLLEKPKFTTAHSRAGTKRALLGCAGHLLGGFVLSVGAVAGGCSPFAVALVAVSGRRDFLFSALGAGLGYMIFGTGTARVRYFAAALIALVGALAMAAFLPRRDARLPMALSCLAVGLTGAVLQLRLGGGAADYALVLGESILAGGGGYFFFRAEHCNYRRLRCKAAPTGDLVCVLISGSLLLMSLSRLTIFGIAPARIAAVLLILITLRFGSSRLGVTLALCLGFALGLAGQDTMFLLGAYGFSALLAALFDRFASLGCAGAFVLSMGFFSVAANLGRLSVCTFVESAVAGVLLLLLPAAWGDRCTAFFENGADIAPEGSLRQSLVLRLRFAASAMASVSDNVREVREKIDRINGKRGLPPDPEKSDMRMVAADQFYSISDMLSDLAFEFDQAECFDAKTAGKLRRLLGESEIYPKNISVILDKFDRMRVEIACDDPAPGLSSPVLQARISKTCGRSLEAGQVTRYGSESLLTFNEKPLYCLAVGYAQYAAEGRLCGDTVKVARDGRGHQILIISDGMGRGSRAALDGAMGAGLLSRLLSAGFGFDAALKVVNSALLVKSNEESLATLDCACVDLFTGRCAFYKAGAPRSYVLRHGRLTRCELASMPAGILRGITFAKRTAVLGAGDTVVLLSDGITDADAVGLEALLCRFQSQDQQELADTVLAYAKAHTPADRRDDMSVIVARLLPN, translated from the coding sequence ATGAAACTACTGGAAAAGCCAAAATTCACCACCGCCCACAGCCGTGCCGGGACCAAGCGCGCGCTGCTAGGGTGCGCCGGGCACTTGCTGGGTGGGTTTGTACTATCCGTCGGGGCGGTAGCCGGCGGGTGCAGCCCCTTTGCGGTGGCACTGGTGGCGGTGTCCGGGCGGCGGGATTTTCTCTTTTCCGCCCTGGGTGCCGGGCTGGGATATATGATCTTTGGTACCGGCACGGCTCGTGTGCGGTACTTTGCGGCGGCGCTCATCGCCTTGGTAGGCGCGCTGGCAATGGCTGCCTTTCTCCCAAGGCGAGACGCCCGGCTGCCCATGGCGCTGTCTTGTCTGGCAGTGGGGCTGACCGGGGCGGTGCTGCAACTGCGATTGGGCGGCGGCGCGGCAGATTATGCGCTGGTGCTGGGCGAGAGCATTTTGGCCGGTGGCGGCGGATATTTCTTCTTCCGCGCAGAGCATTGCAATTATCGCCGTCTGCGGTGCAAGGCTGCGCCTACCGGCGACTTGGTGTGCGTGCTCATTAGCGGCTCATTGCTGCTGATGAGCCTGTCTCGATTGACGATTTTTGGCATTGCACCGGCGCGGATTGCGGCTGTGCTGCTGATCTTGATTACCTTACGCTTTGGCTCGTCTCGACTGGGGGTCACCCTGGCCCTGTGCCTGGGGTTCGCCTTGGGTCTGGCCGGGCAAGACACCATGTTTTTGCTAGGTGCCTACGGCTTTTCCGCCCTGCTGGCGGCACTGTTTGATCGGTTTGCCTCCCTGGGCTGCGCCGGGGCGTTTGTGCTGTCTATGGGCTTTTTCTCTGTGGCGGCCAACCTGGGGCGTTTGAGTGTGTGCACCTTTGTGGAGAGTGCGGTGGCCGGCGTGCTACTGCTTTTGCTGCCTGCCGCCTGGGGCGATCGGTGCACTGCCTTTTTTGAAAACGGTGCGGATATTGCCCCGGAGGGCTCTCTGCGCCAAAGCCTGGTACTGCGGCTGCGGTTTGCTGCCTCCGCCATGGCCAGCGTCAGCGACAATGTGCGGGAGGTGCGGGAGAAGATCGACCGCATTAACGGCAAAAGGGGGTTGCCTCCGGATCCGGAAAAAAGCGATATGCGCATGGTGGCGGCGGACCAGTTTTACTCCATCTCCGACATGCTGTCCGATTTGGCCTTTGAGTTTGATCAGGCGGAGTGCTTTGACGCCAAAACAGCCGGAAAGCTGCGGCGGCTGCTGGGCGAGAGCGAAATTTATCCCAAAAATATCTCTGTGATTTTAGACAAATTTGACCGTATGCGCGTGGAGATCGCCTGTGACGATCCGGCACCGGGATTGTCCAGTCCGGTGCTCCAGGCCAGGATCAGCAAGACCTGCGGGCGCTCGTTGGAGGCAGGCCAGGTGACCCGCTACGGCAGCGAAAGTCTGTTGACCTTTAACGAAAAGCCCCTGTATTGTCTGGCTGTGGGTTACGCCCAGTACGCAGCGGAGGGACGGCTGTGCGGTGACACGGTAAAGGTGGCTCGGGACGGCCGTGGTCACCAAATTCTGATTATCAGCGACGGTATGGGTCGCGGCTCTCGGGCAGCGCTGGACGGCGCTATGGGCGCCGGGCTGCTGAGCCGTCTGCTCAGTGCAGGCTTTGGCTTTGACGCGGCGCTGAAAGTCGTCAACTCTGCGCTGCTGGTCAAGAGCAATGAGGAGAGCCTGGCTACCTTGGACTGCGCTTGCGTAGACCTGTTTACCGGTCGGTGCGCCTTTTACAAAGCCGGCGCACCCCGATCCTATGTGCTGCGCCACGGGCGGCTGACCCGGTGCGAGCTGGCCAGTATGCCGGCGGGCATTTTGCGGGGCATTACCTTTGCCAAGCGCACGGCGGTGCTGGGCGCCGGGGACACGGTGGTGCTGCTTAGCGACGGCATTACAGACGCGGACGCGGTAGGGCTGGAGGCGCTGCTTTGCCGCTTTCAATCCCAGGATCAGCAGGAGCTGGCAGATACGGTGCTGGCCTATGCCAAGGCTCACACCCCGGCGGATCGACGAGACGATATGAGCGTGATCGTGGCCCGGTTGCTGCCAAATTAA
- a CDS encoding SIS domain-containing protein has product MFLYGFVGSAPCGELLLEKLQACTQSGLDGYGAALMQGGQLLCVKSKESVTALAQQLPESAAPCGLVHARFATCGGRTAENVHPFVTDDYCLAMNGTVENAVALRSALNLLPYPDSDGAVLAALLQAYADSGTVAALRLCCREARGNYALAVLRRGEECLFACAHGAPLYAAVGGGSACVSSDLAALEPDQMKIYALSAGECVQLRPGKLQFWNAKGKKIKKSPCAVTLRRPPAAGFVDPGEALQALPGDLELLLHRFVRGDQPRLGKSRLRPRGISRVLLVGCGTSYQLAQAAACNFESVCDVPAFAYSAGEFCAGGVVCDRGALVVGISASGQTAEVAEALQKAAAFGARTAALTGDPDSPLARAGGTLLSLPCSLPGGLPPVTHFVLGYVLLALVAVDWGLRQKTITPLFGRMAVKLCATLPDKLRLILKSGSELDALAAYLTGYDRLLFVGQNIDLAAAGAMAGVWSRTLGVPVETVPAAELRHTLLPTVDSHTALVALISSRELTEKTCAALQLAAIRGAGTVACTVESLAGQLSGARQVFLFPDSLPLLAPVCQCATLSMLLLRLCTAREQAGRPVEQPPVLPRYFAG; this is encoded by the coding sequence ATGTTTCTATACGGATTTGTCGGCAGCGCCCCCTGTGGCGAGCTGCTGCTGGAGAAGTTGCAGGCCTGCACCCAGTCGGGGCTGGACGGTTACGGCGCCGCCCTAATGCAAGGGGGCCAGCTGTTGTGTGTCAAAAGCAAAGAAAGCGTGACGGCATTGGCACAGCAGCTGCCGGAGAGCGCAGCGCCCTGTGGATTGGTACACGCCCGGTTTGCCACCTGTGGCGGGCGCACCGCAGAGAATGTGCACCCTTTTGTGACCGATGATTATTGCCTGGCAATGAACGGCACGGTGGAGAACGCCGTTGCCTTGCGCAGTGCGCTGAACCTGCTGCCCTACCCGGACAGCGACGGCGCGGTGCTGGCGGCGCTTTTGCAGGCGTATGCAGACAGCGGCACCGTTGCCGCTTTGCGTCTGTGCTGCCGTGAGGCTCGGGGCAACTATGCTTTGGCCGTGCTGCGTCGGGGTGAGGAATGTCTGTTCGCCTGTGCTCACGGGGCGCCGCTGTATGCGGCGGTAGGCGGCGGCAGCGCTTGCGTTTCTTCGGATTTGGCGGCACTGGAACCGGATCAAATGAAAATCTATGCCCTGTCTGCCGGGGAGTGCGTGCAGCTACGCCCGGGCAAGCTGCAGTTTTGGAACGCCAAGGGCAAAAAAATCAAAAAATCCCCCTGCGCGGTGACTTTGCGACGGCCGCCGGCAGCGGGCTTTGTAGACCCGGGAGAGGCGTTACAGGCGCTGCCCGGAGATTTGGAACTGCTGCTTCATCGCTTTGTGCGTGGGGACCAACCTCGGTTGGGCAAAAGCCGCCTGCGGCCTCGGGGCATCAGTCGGGTGCTGCTGGTAGGCTGCGGCACTTCCTATCAGCTGGCGCAAGCGGCGGCTTGTAATTTTGAGTCGGTGTGCGATGTGCCCGCTTTTGCCTATTCTGCTGGTGAGTTCTGCGCCGGGGGCGTGGTGTGCGACCGAGGCGCGCTGGTGGTGGGCATTTCTGCCAGCGGCCAAACGGCAGAGGTGGCGGAGGCGCTGCAAAAGGCGGCGGCCTTCGGTGCCCGTACGGCGGCGCTGACCGGCGACCCGGACAGCCCCTTGGCTCGTGCCGGGGGCACGCTTCTGTCCCTGCCTTGCAGCCTGCCCGGCGGGTTGCCGCCGGTGACCCACTTTGTGCTGGGCTATGTGCTGCTGGCGCTGGTGGCGGTGGACTGGGGGCTGCGCCAAAAGACTATTACCCCCTTATTCGGCCGCATGGCGGTAAAGCTGTGCGCCACCCTGCCGGACAAGCTGCGGCTGATCTTAAAAAGTGGCAGCGAACTGGACGCTTTGGCGGCGTACCTAACCGGCTATGATCGGCTGCTGTTTGTGGGTCAAAACATTGACCTGGCGGCAGCGGGCGCGATGGCCGGCGTGTGGAGCCGTACTCTGGGTGTGCCGGTGGAGACGGTGCCTGCGGCGGAGCTGCGCCACACCTTGCTGCCTACGGTGGACAGTCACACGGCGCTGGTGGCGTTGATCAGCAGTCGGGAACTGACGGAAAAAACCTGCGCTGCCCTGCAACTGGCGGCCATTCGGGGCGCGGGTACGGTGGCTTGCACGGTAGAGAGCCTGGCAGGGCAGCTGTCCGGCGCGCGGCAGGTATTTTTGTTTCCGGACAGCCTGCCTTTACTGGCGCCTGTGTGCCAGTGCGCTACCCTGTCTATGCTGCTTTTGCGGCTGTGTACCGCCCGGGAGCAGGCCGGGCGACCGGTGGAACAGCCGCCGGTGCTGCCCCGGTATTTTGCCGGATAG
- the guaA gene encoding glutamine-hydrolyzing GMP synthase — protein MEKILVLDFGGQYNQLIARRVRDHGVFAEILPYTTSLDTIRQGNYKGIIFTGGPNSVYDPASPHYTPEVLELGVPVLGICYGCQLMAWMLGGKVETAPVSEYGKIKLTVLGGSVLRDVPQDSTVWMSHTDYIAQPPAGFTVTGKTADCPCAAMENPERGLYAVQFHPEVTHTTYGKEMLHHFLFDVCGCSGDWQMDNFIEKTVAALRAQIGDKKVILGLSGGVDSSVAAGLLSRAVGKQLTCVFVDQGLMRKDEGDFVEKTFTSLFDMNFVRVNCQERFLQALKGVTDPEQKRKIIGTEFFNVFWDEIRHQDELGYFAQGTIYPDCIESGKGDADTIKTHHNKVKMPEDVQFLGLVEPLCDLFKDEVRKVGTMLGIPKELVWRQPFPGPGLGVRILGEITADKIKVLQEADWVLRDEMAKNGYEKEMAQFFCVLPCVKTVGVMGDHRTYDHLVAIRAVTTDDFMTADWARIPYDILATVSNRITNEVEHVNRVVYDITSKPPGTVEWE, from the coding sequence ATGGAAAAAATTCTTGTTTTGGATTTCGGCGGTCAGTACAATCAGCTGATTGCCCGCCGTGTGCGTGATCACGGCGTGTTTGCCGAAATTCTGCCTTATACCACCTCGCTGGATACCATTCGGCAGGGAAATTATAAGGGCATTATCTTTACCGGCGGTCCCAATTCCGTGTATGACCCGGCCTCGCCCCATTACACCCCGGAGGTGCTGGAGCTTGGCGTGCCGGTGCTGGGCATTTGCTACGGCTGCCAGCTGATGGCATGGATGCTGGGCGGCAAGGTAGAGACGGCGCCGGTGTCCGAGTACGGCAAGATCAAGTTGACCGTGCTGGGCGGCAGTGTGCTGCGGGATGTGCCCCAGGACTCCACCGTTTGGATGAGCCATACGGACTATATCGCCCAGCCTCCGGCGGGCTTTACCGTCACCGGTAAGACGGCGGACTGCCCCTGTGCGGCGATGGAGAACCCGGAGCGTGGCCTGTATGCAGTGCAGTTCCACCCGGAGGTGACCCATACCACTTATGGCAAGGAAATGCTTCATCATTTCCTGTTTGATGTTTGCGGTTGCTCCGGCGACTGGCAGATGGATAATTTTATTGAAAAGACCGTAGCTGCGCTGCGTGCGCAGATCGGTGACAAAAAGGTGATTCTGGGCCTTTCCGGCGGTGTAGACTCCTCCGTGGCAGCGGGCCTGCTGTCTCGCGCGGTGGGCAAGCAGCTTACCTGCGTGTTTGTGGACCAGGGCTTAATGCGCAAGGACGAGGGCGATTTTGTAGAAAAGACCTTTACTTCCTTGTTTGATATGAATTTTGTGCGGGTCAACTGCCAGGAGCGCTTTTTGCAGGCGCTGAAGGGCGTCACCGACCCGGAGCAAAAGCGCAAGATCATCGGCACCGAGTTCTTTAATGTGTTTTGGGACGAGATCCGCCACCAGGATGAGCTGGGCTACTTTGCCCAGGGCACCATTTATCCGGACTGCATTGAGTCCGGCAAGGGGGATGCGGATACCATCAAAACCCATCATAATAAGGTAAAGATGCCGGAGGATGTGCAGTTCCTGGGCTTGGTAGAGCCGCTGTGCGACCTGTTTAAGGACGAGGTGCGCAAGGTGGGTACCATGCTGGGCATTCCCAAGGAGCTGGTGTGGCGCCAGCCGTTCCCCGGCCCCGGTCTGGGCGTGCGAATCTTGGGCGAGATCACCGCAGATAAGATCAAGGTGCTGCAAGAAGCGGATTGGGTCCTGCGGGACGAGATGGCCAAGAATGGGTACGAGAAAGAGATGGCCCAGTTCTTCTGCGTGCTGCCCTGTGTCAAGACGGTGGGCGTGATGGGCGATCATCGCACCTACGATCACCTGGTGGCCATTCGTGCCGTTACCACGGATGACTTTATGACTGCCGATTGGGCGCGCATCCCCTACGATATCCTGGCTACTGTCAGCAACCGCATCACCAACGAGGTGGAGCATGTCAACCGCGTGGTCTACGACATCACTTCCAAACCGCCCGGTACGGTGGAGTGGGAGTAA
- a CDS encoding TnpV protein translates to MKKYITDENTGINYTLVGDVYIPNLVSTDTNYEIGYWGRKHKEYIKQYKPAFYTTMLTQCKLNSYLHDVDVRATEMYDTLVKKLAEQENITEYLKATDMLA, encoded by the coding sequence ATGAAAAAGTATATTACCGACGAAAACACGGGCATTAACTACACACTTGTAGGCGATGTGTATATACCGAATCTTGTATCAACCGATACTAATTATGAAATCGGCTATTGGGGCAGAAAACATAAGGAATATATTAAACAATATAAACCGGCGTTTTATACAACCATGCTTACTCAATGTAAACTAAATTCATACTTGCACGATGTAGATGTCCGGGCAACAGAAATGTATGATACACTCGTTAAGAAATTAGCCGAACAAGAAAATATAACCGAATACCTCAAAGCGACCGATATGCTCGCCTGA
- a CDS encoding ATP-binding protein — translation MKKLSLQWRITLMTTALICITCVLMNCLIGFSGKRYMDSIGSGISAYSEIDKGKPSSFNPENENLDRELTIIISGAQASFNTTNWYITIAVSVLGGILAYFVSGRALKSLKSFASQVENVQPNNLADMKISADVLPEFKQFCQSFNNMLDRLDNGFTAQRQFTGNAAHELRTPLALTQAQIELFSVEHPNMSNDTAEFLALLQEQNERMSQMTKTLLEMSELRTVECKDTIEIAPMIEEIFTDLAPLAEKKNIRLEYNGNGRMIGSDTLIYRLLFNLTENAIRYNRENASVIITVDEKNNQLYIRVKDNGYGIPEQYRESIFQPFFRIDKSRSRAYGGVGLGLSLVWEIVLLHNGTVKAEKSDKNGTVMLVTLPKEQTNN, via the coding sequence GTGAAAAAACTTTCTTTACAATGGCGAATAACCTTAATGACCACCGCTTTAATTTGCATAACTTGTGTGCTGATGAATTGTTTAATCGGTTTTTCAGGCAAACGATATATGGATTCAATAGGCAGCGGAATATCAGCATATAGTGAAATTGATAAAGGCAAACCGAGTTCATTTAATCCGGAAAATGAAAATCTCGACCGTGAGCTTACCATTATTATCAGTGGTGCACAAGCTTCATTCAATACTACTAATTGGTACATAACAATTGCCGTAAGCGTACTTGGTGGTATACTTGCATATTTTGTCAGTGGTCGTGCTTTAAAGTCGCTAAAAAGTTTTGCCTCTCAAGTAGAGAATGTACAGCCCAACAATTTGGCAGATATGAAAATAAGCGCCGATGTTTTGCCTGAATTCAAACAGTTTTGTCAATCCTTTAACAATATGCTTGACCGACTCGACAACGGTTTTACTGCTCAACGGCAATTCACGGGAAATGCAGCGCACGAGTTAAGAACACCACTTGCCTTAACTCAAGCACAAATTGAACTTTTTTCTGTTGAGCACCCAAATATGAGCAACGATACAGCAGAATTTCTTGCACTGCTACAAGAGCAAAACGAAAGAATGTCACAAATGACAAAAACTCTGCTTGAAATGAGTGAGCTTCGTACAGTTGAGTGCAAAGATACAATAGAAATTGCCCCTATGATTGAAGAAATATTTACCGACCTTGCTCCCCTTGCAGAAAAAAAGAATATTCGCCTTGAATACAACGGCAATGGTAGGATGATAGGCAGTGACACCTTAATTTATCGTTTATTATTCAATTTAACTGAAAACGCAATACGCTACAACAGAGAAAACGCTTCTGTCATTATAACTGTTGACGAAAAGAATAATCAGCTTTATATACGAGTTAAAGATAACGGTTATGGTATACCCGAGCAGTACAGAGAAAGTATCTTTCAACCATTTTTCCGTATTGATAAATCTCGTAGCAGAGCATACGGCGGTGTAGGTCTTGGACTATCACTTGTATGGGAAATTGTACTTTTGCACAACGGTACGGTAAAAGCTGAAAAGAGCGACAAAAATGGAACAGTAATGCTTGTAACACTTCCAAAAGAACAAACAAATAATTGA
- a CDS encoding response regulator transcription factor encodes MHILVVEDEVALCDTIVRSLKRLAYSVDYCYDGQKALDMLSVESFDLVVLDLNLPNVDGMTVLKTLRQTDIDTKVLILSARCEVADKVLGLDEGANDYLTKPFHLDELSARIRNLTLRKFTQNDIVLKCSNLSFNTKTRKADVKDEELSLTRKETGILEYLMLNQGRPVSQEELIEHVWDSSVDNFSNSIRVHISSLRKKLRSALGYDPIHNRISEGYVMEEKK; translated from the coding sequence ATGCATATTTTAGTTGTTGAAGACGAGGTTGCTCTTTGTGACACAATCGTAAGAAGTCTTAAGCGTCTTGCTTACAGTGTTGATTATTGCTATGACGGTCAAAAGGCATTAGATATGCTTAGTGTTGAAAGTTTCGACCTTGTTGTGCTCGATTTAAACCTACCTAATGTTGACGGAATGACCGTATTGAAAACTCTGAGGCAAACAGACATTGACACAAAGGTTTTAATTTTATCAGCCCGTTGTGAGGTTGCAGACAAGGTTTTAGGATTAGATGAAGGTGCAAATGATTATTTAACAAAACCATTTCACTTAGATGAGCTTTCGGCAAGAATACGAAACCTTACCCTTAGAAAGTTCACTCAAAACGATATTGTTTTAAAATGTTCAAATCTTTCATTTAACACAAAAACACGCAAAGCAGATGTAAAGGATGAAGAATTATCTTTAACTCGCAAGGAAACAGGCATACTTGAATATCTAATGTTGAATCAAGGCAGACCTGTCAGTCAAGAGGAGTTGATTGAACACGTATGGGACAGCAGTGTTGACAATTTCAGCAACTCAATAAGAGTGCATATTTCATCATTAAGAAAAAAGCTTCGTAGTGCATTAGGCTATGACCCTATTCACAACCGTATAAGCGAGGGTTATGTAATGGAGGAGAAAAAGTGA
- a CDS encoding CD1871A family CXXC motif-containing protein: MKGVVKLFKVKKAISQIGFLAAGVVMLCYGAMRGEADTVLSKAIRLCLECIGIG, translated from the coding sequence ATGAAGGGAGTGGTTAAATTGTTCAAAGTAAAAAAAGCAATATCTCAAATCGGTTTCCTTGCTGCCGGAGTGGTTATGCTGTGCTATGGAGCAATGCGTGGTGAGGCAGACACTGTGCTTAGTAAAGCCATAAGATTATGCTTGGAGTGTATTGGAATTGGATAA